From Grus americana isolate bGruAme1 chromosome 11, bGruAme1.mat, whole genome shotgun sequence, a single genomic window includes:
- the LOC129211514 gene encoding PHD finger protein 7-like — protein sequence MAAPRDLASDSAPAAEAVAPVTWVPRARAPASALHTHPCEAVAVSERAAACMLCRRAEADPDICGRKLEKQGLWAHEFCLFFGNGIFQLRSMDGVHLVDIRRTIEQATWKDCFVCGKSGATITCRETGCNRSFHLPCAVEGECITQYFGLYRSFCWEHRPEQAVEAAPEETTTCLMCMDSVGHRKSYSTMVCPACKHAWFHRGCIQKQATHAGFSCFCCPHCKNEHRFLMEMLNMGLRIPRRGPSWEENSAYEELYERHSRCDASQCLCPGGRERTEEEGPWQLLLCCSCAAEGTHRRCSNLKHSTASWECSSCAGLGTVSSASSELAGSSTTSQSGLGPSHSSPAPETRSPSTSSLAASASPHGSLAPGTSSPSTGRQVASELPHGSPVLEDTSCSSTPGPERVRDRSRLQRRAQNPYSRPRRHRERSRAPAPSAQTSTPSQVAAGVSHSSPAPEASSPSPDSQLPSGTSCSSPALQSSSRSSTPGPERVRDRSRLQRRAQNPYSRPRRHNETRRATSPSAGCDPSPPAQ from the exons ATGGCTGCCCCGCGGGACCTGGCATCTGACTCTGCCCCGGCTGCAGAAGCAGTCGCCCCGGTTACGTGGGTGCCGAGGGCTCGGGCCCCCGCCTCGGCGCTTCACACCCACCCCTGTGAGGCGGTGGCCGTCTCAGAGCGGGCGGCAG catgCATGCTGTGTCGCCGGGCAGAGGCTGATCCGGATATCTGTGGGCGCAAACTGGAGAAGCAAGGGCTCTGGGCCCATGAGTTTTGCCTG tTTTTCGGCAATGGGATTTTTCAGCTACGGAGTATGGATGGGGTTCATCTTGTGGATATTAGACGCACAATCGAGCAGGCAACTTGGAAG gACTGCTTCGTCTGTGGCAAGAGTGGGGCCACCATCACCTGCCGGGAGACAGGCTGCAACCGCAGCTTCCATCTCCCCTGTGCCGTGGAGGGTGAATGCATCACCCAGTACTTTGGGCTCTACAG gtccttctgctgggagcaccgcccagagcaggcagtggAGGCTGCTCCGGAGGAGACCACCACCTGCCTCATGTGCATGGACTCTGTGGGGCACAGAAAGTCCTACAGCACCATGGTGTGCCCAGCCTGCAAACACGCCTGGTTCCACAGGGGCTGCATCCAGAAACAGGCTACCCACGCTggcttctcctgcttctgctgcccaCATTGTAAAAATGAACATCGATTTCTGATGGAAATGCTCAACATGGGACTCCGAATCCCCAGGAG AGGACCATCATGGGAGGAAAACAGTGCCTATGAAGAATTATATGAGAGGCACAGCCGCTGCGATGCCAGTCAGTGCCTTTGTCCAGGAGGCAGGGAGCGGACAGAGGAAGAGGG GCCCTGGCAactgctcctgtgctgctcctgcgCTGCCGAGGGCACCCACAGACGCTGCTCCAACTTGAAGCACAGCACGGCCAGCTGGGagtgcagcagctgtgctggcctgggCACCG TCTCCAGTGCCAGCTCGGAGCTCGCCGGCTCCAGCACCACAAGCCAGTCAGGACTGGGGCCTTCCCACAGCTCACCGGCGCCTGAGACCAGGAGCCCAAGCACCAGCAGCCTGGCGGCATCGGCGTCCCCCCATGGCTCCCTGGCACCAGGGACCAGCAGCCCTAGCACTGGTAGGCAGGTGGCATCAGAGCTGCCCCATGGCTCCCCAGTGCTTGAGGACACCAGCTGCTCTAGCACCCCTGGGCCCGAGCGGGTGCGAGACCGCTCCCGCTTGCAACGTCGGGCCCAAAACCCCTACAGCCGGCCCAGAAGACACCGTGAGAGGAGCCGGGCACCAGCACCGAGTGCTcagaccagcacccccagccaggTGGCAGCTGGGGTGTcccacagctccccagcacctgaagcgagcagccccagccctgacaGCCAGCTGCCATCAGGgacctcctgcagctctccagcactgcagagcagcagccgctccagcaCCCCTGGGCCCGAGCGGGTGCGTGACCGCTCCCGCTTGCAACGTCGGGCCCAAAACCCCTACAGCCGGCCCAGACGACACAACGAGACCAGGCGTGCAACATCGCCAAGTGCTGGCTGCGATCCCTCTCCACCGGCACAATAA